From the Microbacterium thalassium genome, one window contains:
- a CDS encoding TetR/AcrR family transcriptional regulator — protein sequence MTDDRGPVLYADGYATGRATKRAIVARAAEAFAQRGFHGASLRSIAREAGVDHSTLMHHFGNKNALLMAVLQWHDEQNVPPGTPALPSLVEEMTPEEMVAGFVATARRNQDNPGLVQLLSILSAEAGSPDHPARPALQARHDQLTSLIGDKIRRQRDARAVAADDLTPDERAAVIIATWEGLQVYDALHPGVLDVPALIEREFRQALGVTGG from the coding sequence ATGACGGACGACCGCGGACCGGTGCTCTACGCCGACGGCTACGCCACCGGGCGCGCGACGAAGCGCGCGATCGTCGCCCGGGCCGCCGAAGCCTTCGCGCAGCGCGGGTTCCACGGAGCGTCCCTGCGCAGCATCGCGCGCGAGGCGGGCGTCGACCATTCGACGCTGATGCACCACTTCGGCAACAAGAACGCGCTCCTGATGGCGGTGCTCCAGTGGCACGACGAGCAGAACGTGCCACCCGGCACGCCTGCGCTGCCGTCGCTGGTCGAGGAGATGACCCCCGAGGAGATGGTCGCGGGCTTCGTCGCGACCGCCCGCCGCAACCAGGACAACCCGGGGCTCGTGCAGCTTCTGTCGATCCTGTCCGCCGAGGCGGGTTCACCCGACCACCCGGCTCGCCCCGCTCTCCAGGCCCGCCACGACCAGCTCACGAGCCTCATCGGCGACAAGATCCGGCGGCAGCGCGACGCCCGCGCGGTGGCCGCGGACGACCTCACGCCGGACGAGCGCGCCGCGGTCATCATCGCGACGTGGGAGGGTCTCCAGGTCTACGACGCGCTGCACCCCGGGGTGCTCGATGTCCCCGCGCTCATCGAGCGGGAGTTCCGCCAAGCGCTGGGCGTCACCGGAGGCTGA